A single genomic interval of Oncorhynchus gorbuscha isolate QuinsamMale2020 ecotype Even-year linkage group LG25, OgorEven_v1.0, whole genome shotgun sequence harbors:
- the LOC124014215 gene encoding serine/threonine-protein kinase 38-like has translation MAMTGGTAAALPMSNHTRERVTVAKLTLENFYSTLLTQHEERETRQKKLEKVMDDEGLIDEEKVMRRSQHARKETEFLRLKRTRLGLDDFESLKVIGRGAFGEVRLVQKKDTGHIYAMKILRKADMLEKEQVAHIRAERDVLVEADGAWVVKMFYSFQDKRNLYLIMEFLPGGDMMTLLMKKDTLSEEATQFYIAETVLAIDSIHQLGFIHRDIKPDNLLLDSRGHVKLSDFGLCTGLKKAHRTEFYRNLTHNPPSDFSFQNMNSKRKAETWKKNRRQLAYSTVGTPDYIAPEVFLQTGYNKLCDWWSLGVIMYEMLIGYPPFCSETPQETYRKVMNWKETLVFPPEVPISERAKDLILRYCNDAENRVGAVSVEEMKSHAFFEPVDWEHIRERPAAISIEIKSIDDTSNFDEFPESDILQPVSNVTEPDKSKDWVFLNYTYKRFEGLTQRGTIPTYMKAGKA, from the exons ATGGCCATGACGGGAGGGACTGCAGCTGCCCTTCCCATGAGCAACCATACCCGGGAGAGGGTGACCGTGGCAAAGCTGACACTGGAGAACTTCTACAGCACTCTGCTGACACAACACGAGGAGCGAGAGACAAG GCAGAAGAAGCTGGAGAAAGTCATGGATGACGAAGGCTTGATAGATGAAGAG AAGGTCATGCGACGCTCCCAGCACGCCAGGAAGGAGACAGAGTTCCTGCGGCTGAAGAGGACCCGGCTGGGCCTGGACGACTTTGAGTCACTAAAGGTCATTGGTCGAGGCGCCTTTGGAGAG GTCCGCTTGGTGCAGAAAAAAGACACCGGGCACATATATGCCATGAAGATCTTGAGGAAAGCTGACATGTTAGAGAAGGAGCAGGTGGCTCATATTCGGGCAGAGAGGGACGTCTTGGTGGAGGCGGACGGGGCCTGGGTGGTCAAGATGTTCTACAGTTTCCAGGATAAGAGGAACCTCTACCTCATCATGGAGTTTCTACCTGGAG GTGACATGATGACCCTGCTGATGAAAAAGGACACCCTGTCTGAAGAGGCTACCCAGTTCTACATAGCTGAGACTGTACTGGCCATCGACTCTATCCACCAGCTGGGCTTCATCCACAGAGACATCAAACCTGATAACCTGCTTCTGGACTCCAGG GGCCATGTAAAGCTGTCTGATTTTGGTCTGTGTACGGGACTGAAGAAGGCCCACCGCACAGAGTTCTACAGGAACCTCACACACAACCCTCCCAGTGACTTCT CTTTCCAAAACATGAACTCAAAGAGAAAAGCAGAGACATGGAAGAAGAACCGGAGGCAACTG GCCTACTCCACAGTGGGAACACCGGACTACATTGCCCCAGAGGTGTTCCTGCAGACGGGATACAACAAGCTCTGTGACTGGTGGTCTCTGGGGGTCATCATGTATGAGATGCTGATAG GGTATCCCCCGTTCTGTTCTGAAACACCCCAGGAGACGTATAGGAAGGTGATGAACTGGAAGGAGACCTTGGTCTTCCCCCCTGAGGTGCCCATCTCAGAGCGGGCCAAGGACTTGATTCTCAG GTACTGTAATGATGCTGAGAACCGTGTTGGTGCTGTGAGTGTTGAGGAGATGAAGAGTCACGCCTTTTTTGAGCCTGTGGACTGGGAACACATCAG GGAAAGACCAGCCGCTATCTCCATTGAGATCAAGAGCATCGATGACACATCGAACTTTGATGAGTTCCCAGAATCGGACATCCTTCAGCCAG TTTCCAACGTGACGGAGCCAGACAAATCCAAGGACTGGGTGTTCCTGAACTACACCTACAAGAGGTTTGAGGGGCTGACTCAGCGAGGCACCATCCCCACATACATGAAGGCAGGGAAGGCCTGA
- the LOC124014057 gene encoding mediator of RNA polymerase II transcription subunit 21 isoform X1 yields MYWSARKSNLGEVGETTKMADRLTQLQDAVNSLADQFCNAIGVLQQCAPPASFSNIQTAINKDQPSNPTEEYAQLFAALIARTAKDVDVLIDSLPSEESTAALQAASLRQLEEENHDAAARLEEVVYRGDLLLEKIQSALADIAQSQLRTRSGGPSQTTPPES; encoded by the exons ATGTACTGG TCTGCCCGGAAATCCAATTTAGGAGAAGTAGGAGAAACAACAAAGATGGCGGACAGGCTAACGCAACTTCAAGATGCAGTCAATTCg CTTGCTGATCAGTTTTGCAATGCAATCGGGGTGCTGCAGCAGTGTGCGCCGCCAGCTTCGTTCAGCAACATACAGACAGCAATCAACAAGGACCAGCCATCGAACCCCACTGAGG AGTATGCCCAACTATTTGCTGCACTCATTGCCCGGACAGCTAAGGATGTGGACGTGCTGATTGACTCACTGCCTAGTGAGGAGTCCACGGCAGCTCTACAG GCGGCCAGTCTGCGGCAGTTGGAGGAGGAGAATCATGATGCAGCGGCACGTCTCGAAGAGGTGGTATACCGAGGGGACTTGCTACTGGAGAAGATCCAAAGCGCCCTGGCTGATATTGCTCAGTCACAACTTCGTACTCGCAGTGGAGGGCCCAGCCAGACCACACCGCCTGAATCATGA
- the LOC124014057 gene encoding mediator of RNA polymerase II transcription subunit 21 isoform X2: MADRLTQLQDAVNSLADQFCNAIGVLQQCAPPASFSNIQTAINKDQPSNPTEEYAQLFAALIARTAKDVDVLIDSLPSEESTAALQAASLRQLEEENHDAAARLEEVVYRGDLLLEKIQSALADIAQSQLRTRSGGPSQTTPPES, translated from the exons ATGGCGGACAGGCTAACGCAACTTCAAGATGCAGTCAATTCg CTTGCTGATCAGTTTTGCAATGCAATCGGGGTGCTGCAGCAGTGTGCGCCGCCAGCTTCGTTCAGCAACATACAGACAGCAATCAACAAGGACCAGCCATCGAACCCCACTGAGG AGTATGCCCAACTATTTGCTGCACTCATTGCCCGGACAGCTAAGGATGTGGACGTGCTGATTGACTCACTGCCTAGTGAGGAGTCCACGGCAGCTCTACAG GCGGCCAGTCTGCGGCAGTTGGAGGAGGAGAATCATGATGCAGCGGCACGTCTCGAAGAGGTGGTATACCGAGGGGACTTGCTACTGGAGAAGATCCAAAGCGCCCTGGCTGATATTGCTCAGTCACAACTTCGTACTCGCAGTGGAGGGCCCAGCCAGACCACACCGCCTGAATCATGA